TTATTTATCTTATGAGTAAGATTCCAATTTTAAAAATAGGAAGTGGTTTCAAATAAAATTATTTTTTAATTTTATTTTAACTAATCCCTTTTCAATCTTAATTTTTCAAAAAATAATTATTCTTTTAAAAATAACTTTTTTTTATTGAAAAATCAATACTTTTAATAATTATTAAAACATAGATTTATTGTATAAAAATTTTATAATACTATGATAATATTTTATAAATAATTATTAAAATCAATTCTTTAATTATCTTATAAAATATTATTTTAATAAATCTTTAAAATAAAAGGATTATTGATTATTTATTCGTTTCGAGACTTTTTAATAATCTATATTTATTTAATTGATTTTATTTTTGAGTTATTAATTTTTTTATTAATAATTATATATTTAAAAAATTATTCTACTGTGATAAAATATGATGTTATTAATTGCGCAAAATCATTTACAACTTATTGTTGAGGTAGCATTGATTTTAATTGCTTCAATGATATTTATTATTAATTTAGTTCCTTTATCACTTAGTGTAGTTACATTTTTATCTTTATTCTTATCTGGAGCATTCATGTTACTTTTTGCTGCAGATTTATTTATGCTGTTTCTATCATTTGGGCAGAATGAGTTTACTCACCCATTTGGTCCAATTGCTCTTGCATGTGTAATTACAGCATTAGCATCGATGAAGGTAATGGAAGAGTCGGGCGTAAATGTTAAAGGTCTTAAAAAGTTAGTCTATGGAATAATTGTTGGAATAACCCTATTTGGAGGAATGATGCACAGATCTTTCCTTATACTTTGGATTGTAGGTTTATTTATAGGTTATACTATTATATCAAAATCTTTCAGACAAAAATCAGTATTTACCTTAAAAAGAATTCTATTGGTTATAGGTGTTGTCATTGTTGCATTTGGATCACTTCAATTATTATCCATGGTTTTAAACATGCCTATTTTCTCACCTTTACTAAGGATTGCAAGGATTGAAACTTATTCTGGTAGTAGTTTACAAACTGTACTCAGTAGTACAGAATTAATAGGACATAATACTAATGCCTCATATTGGAGTAATTCAACTGCAACAGGATTTGCAGAGGGTTATATATCTTTACCAATGCAATTTATCCTCTTCTTTGGTTTACCATTCCCAATGTTCTTTGGAACACTTGTAAATCAGAAAGATACTATCGATTACATGTTAAGTGGTATTTTTGGATATGCATTTGATTTCGGATATTTAGGTTTAATTGGCCTTATAGCATTTGTATTAATAGTTACAATTTTAGGACTTAAAATATTAACAATCTATAGAGAAAAAAGGGAGAAAAGTAATAAGAAATATTTGGGAAGAGAAGTACTTTTAATTGGTTGTCTTTCCGCATTTATCTCTCAAGCTTTAGTTGGTTGTTTCATATTTAACAGGTCTATTAATGGATTAGCATTGCTGGCATTTTTAGTATTGGCGGCATTGGTTTTAGGACATACTGTAACTGTTAAAAGACATTAATCATTTAATGTCTTAATTTTAATTTTTTTATATTTTTTTAGTTTTTATCTTATTTTGGCTTTTTTTAGGGTTTTTTGATTATTTTTAGTTTTTAATAAATTAATATTTGTTCTATTATAAATTTTTATGTTTTTTTTAGTTTCTGGATTGTTTTGGCTTTTTTTAGGGTTTTTTGATTATTTTTAGTTTTTAATAAATTAATATCTGTTTTATAAAAATCTTTATACTTAATAAAAATCAAAATTTAAATAGTATAAATATATTATTAATAATAATATAATCAAATTTTAAGGGATGTTTAAATATGAAAGCATTATTATTATTAGGTTGTCCTGAGGTTCCTTCACAAACACCTATGGCAATCTATGCAATTAGTCAGTTAAGTGATATGGGATATGAAGTAACTGTTTCTTCAAATCCTGCAGCTGCAAAACTTTTAAAGGTATCTGATCCTAAAAACTGTTATCCTCACAAGAATGTAAACATTGATAGGTTTTTAGAGGATGCAGGCGAGAAAGACTTTGATTTAGTATTAGGTTTTGTACATAAGGACTCTGCTGCAACTTACTTTATTACATATTGTTCTGTCATGAATTATAAAAAAGCAATTGCTCTTGTATTCCAAAGAGATGCATCTTTAGTGGAAGATTACACTCAGATGGTATCAGAGAATACCGATGCGGAAGTTGTATCATGTATAGCATATCATAATCCAAATCCTATTAAGGTTAACTTAAATAAAGCATTAAAAAATTTAAAACAAGATAATTAAAAAAAGGGGTGTTGTTAAATGTCATTCTGTTTAGATACATATCTTCAACAATCTGAAGATTATAAAATATTACTTTCACAATCTGGATTTAAAGATTGTGCTAAAGCTGTAGAAGATAACTCAAAAGAAATTGTCCATATAAATCCTGGAGATAAAGTTTTAGGTATTAGAATTATTGGAGTTCCACCAATACCAGTTGGAATTAATCCAGATAAAAAAACAGTTTGTATAACATATACAAAACCATGTAATGGAACTTCAGCTATTGAACTTCCTGTTTCAGATGAGGAAATTAACGATATTTTAATGAAGAATATTGATTACAAACATTAATTAGAATTTTATTTCCAATTAGTTTGATAATCGTATTTTAGAAAAGATTTAAAGTATAAAAGATATCAATTCATTAAGTAATAACTGTAAAACTTTATAAATGAGGTGAATTATGCTAACTACTGTTGTTGGAAGCTTTCCACATAAATTATACAGTCCATCAACATTTTCTGAGAAGATAAAAAATATTCTTGGCCAATATGATCCTTATAAAAAAACTATTAGGGATATAGTATTTGATGAACTTAAAGCAGGGGTGGATATTGTTGCAGATGGTGGTGTAAGAGAGATGAATATGATTAACTATTTCTCTAGATATATGCCTGGAATGAAGATTGACGGTAAGACAACTGTAATTAAATCTAAAATCTTGCCTCCTCATACAGATATTACAATCAATGATATTAACACAGCCTGCGATGCGATTTGGGAGTATAAGAGATTACATAACATTCCTGATGAAGAGTTTAAAAATAAGGCTGTTAAAGGAGTTGTAACTGGTCCGTCAACAATGGTTTACTCATCAATGATTGAGTCATTCTATAAGAATAAAAATGATGCAGTTTTAGATTATGCTAAGGCTTTTAATAAAGAGTTACTTGCTATTGAAAAGAAAACCCCTGCAGTTTATATCCAGATTGATGAACCAATCTTGTCCACAGGTATTGCGGATTTGGATGTTGCCAAAGAGGCCATTGATATGATGACAGAGGGAGTTAAAATTCCAATTGCAGTTCATTCCTGTGGTAGTGTTAAGGACACATATAAATATTTGGCGAAGTTTAACGTTGATATGCTTGATTTTGAGTTTGCAGGAAATCATGATAATTTTGTTACAATAAAACATAATAAGTCTAAATTTAAGGATAAAATCATTGGTTTTGGCTGTGTAGACTCTGCAATAGATCAGGTTGATGATAAATATAGAACCCGTGAATTAATGCACAAGGCTGTAGATGTTTTCGGGGAAGATAATTTAATCTTTGATCCTGATTGTGGACTTGGTAAATTGTCCCATGATAATGCATTTAGGAAACTAGAGCTTATGTGTAATTTAAATAATGAGTTTGACAATTAATTCATTTTATATTAATACTGATTTTTAGTCTACGATTTGATGATTTTAAATTCGTTTTTATAATACTATTGATTTTTAGACTATTTATTTTTTAAATCTTTCTTTATTTT
Above is a window of Methanobrevibacter boviskoreani JH1 DNA encoding:
- a CDS encoding methionine synthase translates to MLTTVVGSFPHKLYSPSTFSEKIKNILGQYDPYKKTIRDIVFDELKAGVDIVADGGVREMNMINYFSRYMPGMKIDGKTTVIKSKILPPHTDITINDINTACDAIWEYKRLHNIPDEEFKNKAVKGVVTGPSTMVYSSMIESFYKNKNDAVLDYAKAFNKELLAIEKKTPAVYIQIDEPILSTGIADLDVAKEAIDMMTEGVKIPIAVHSCGSVKDTYKYLAKFNVDMLDFEFAGNHDNFVTIKHNKSKFKDKIIGFGCVDSAIDQVDDKYRTRELMHKAVDVFGEDNLIFDPDCGLGKLSHDNAFRKLELMCNLNNEFDN
- a CDS encoding V-type ATP synthase subunit I domain-containing protein is translated as MLLIAQNHLQLIVEVALILIASMIFIINLVPLSLSVVTFLSLFLSGAFMLLFAADLFMLFLSFGQNEFTHPFGPIALACVITALASMKVMEESGVNVKGLKKLVYGIIVGITLFGGMMHRSFLILWIVGLFIGYTIISKSFRQKSVFTLKRILLVIGVVIVAFGSLQLLSMVLNMPIFSPLLRIARIETYSGSSLQTVLSSTELIGHNTNASYWSNSTATGFAEGYISLPMQFILFFGLPFPMFFGTLVNQKDTIDYMLSGIFGYAFDFGYLGLIGLIAFVLIVTILGLKILTIYREKREKSNKKYLGREVLLIGCLSAFISQALVGCFIFNRSINGLALLAFLVLAALVLGHTVTVKRH
- a CDS encoding DUF1890 domain-containing protein, producing the protein MKALLLLGCPEVPSQTPMAIYAISQLSDMGYEVTVSSNPAAAKLLKVSDPKNCYPHKNVNIDRFLEDAGEKDFDLVLGFVHKDSAATYFITYCSVMNYKKAIALVFQRDASLVEDYTQMVSENTDAEVVSCIAYHNPNPIKVNLNKALKNLKQDN
- a CDS encoding DUF1894 domain-containing protein, with protein sequence MSFCLDTYLQQSEDYKILLSQSGFKDCAKAVEDNSKEIVHINPGDKVLGIRIIGVPPIPVGINPDKKTVCITYTKPCNGTSAIELPVSDEEINDILMKNIDYKH